GATGGTCTTGACTGAGTTGCCCCGCTTGATCTCGACCTTGCGCGTTCGGGCCTCCGCCGCCTTGGGGATGGACAGGTGCAGCAGGCCGGACTCCAGGTTGGCGTCCACCTGATCGGTCTCCACCTTCACGGGCAGGGTCAGGCTGTACTGGAACTCCCCGCTGGGCAGGGTCTTCACCCAGTAGCGTGTGCCCGCCGCGTTGCCGGAGTTGTAGCGGCCGCGGATATACAGGG
This sequence is a window from Deinococcus aerius. Protein-coding genes within it:
- a CDS encoding Hsp20/alpha crystallin family protein produces the protein MPTPSSLWPALDRFIGDLAGPALGGTRFPLDMYETESHVAVDLAVPGIKPEDLDVQVEGRTLYIRGRYNSGNAAGTRYWVKTLPSGEFQYSLTLPVKVETDQVDANLESGLLHLSIPKAAEARTRKVEIKRGNSVKTIG